One genomic segment of Streptomyces sp. TLI_146 includes these proteins:
- a CDS encoding DUF6760 family protein: MTYATDRLHEEVAYVAYHFHWSLEAILDLEHHDRRRYTEQIASLVTRGAAEG; the protein is encoded by the coding sequence GTGACGTACGCGACCGACCGGCTGCACGAGGAGGTCGCGTACGTCGCCTACCACTTCCACTGGAGTCTGGAGGCGATCCTGGACCTGGAGCACCACGACCGCCGCAGGTATACGGAGCAGATCGCGTCCCTGGTGACGCGCGGCGCGGCGGAGGGCTGA
- a CDS encoding phage tail protein translates to MSLQPGDSLTSHNFGLQIDGVMVEYLAEVSGLSLEQDVIKYPQNNGATGKSEIALLPGTQKDGQCTVVRGMTQSSSFTQWINDSINGRMSTARKNASIILMDFEDNPVKRYNLRNAWCSKIDASSVKAGEAAALTETVTIVFEELVIE, encoded by the coding sequence ATGTCTCTCCAGCCGGGTGACTCCCTCACCTCACACAATTTCGGGCTCCAGATCGACGGGGTGATGGTCGAGTACCTCGCCGAGGTCAGCGGCCTCAGCCTCGAACAGGACGTCATCAAGTACCCGCAGAACAACGGCGCGACCGGCAAGAGCGAGATCGCCCTGCTGCCGGGCACGCAGAAGGACGGCCAGTGCACCGTCGTGCGCGGTATGACCCAGTCGTCCTCGTTCACCCAGTGGATCAACGACTCCATCAACGGCCGGATGTCCACGGCCCGCAAGAACGCCTCCATCATCCTGATGGACTTCGAGGACAACCCGGTGAAGCGGTACAACCTGCGCAACGCCTGGTGCAGCAAGATCGACGCCAGTTCGGTGAAGGCGGGCGAGGCGGCCGCGCTGACCGAGACCGTCACGATCGTCTTCGAAGAACTGGTCATCGAGTAA